In Mycobacterium branderi, the DNA window TTCAAGCGAATTCGTCATCGAGGTCGGCACGATGATGAACGTCAAGAACCCCGATCCGCTGCTCATGGTTTTCGATCCGCTGCCCAACACCGGCATCGTTGTGATCCAGGGCAGTCCTCAGGACGGCTGGAAGCTGATCAGCTGGAACGGGAAACCTGTCTCGCCGCTTCGAAGGGACACAACGATGAGTCCTGAGGCGATGGGCTTGTGCATGCTGCTGAAGGTGCCGCCCAAGAACGGCCAATGCGAGGCCAACCCGCCTTTGGAGGCAAGCGCTACGGCGACGGGAAACCCGCTCATCGACCAGCTGCCCGTGGCGTCGTACGGATAAACCCGTTCGTCGGCACGAAGAATGTGGTTAGCCTGCCAAGCATGGCCACATCGCCTACTGCGCTCACCGCGTCAGAGCTGGAATTGCGGCAGCAGGTTCGCGCATTCCTGGCCGAGACGCTGCCCTGGGGCACCTTCGAGCCCGGCCTCGGGATGGGCGCCGAGGTTAGTCGGAACTTCTCCGCCGCGTTGGCGAAGCGTGGCTGGATCGGGATGGCGGTCCCGACTCGCTACGGCGGTCGCGACGCCACCGCCGTCGACCGCTTTGTCGTCGTCGAAGAACTACTGCGGTGGGGCGCCCCGGTGGGGCACCACTGGGTCGCCGACCGGCAGATCGCCCCGGTGCTATTACGTTACGGCACTGAGGAACAGAAACAGTGGCTGTTACCCCGAATCTGCCGGGGCGAGTTGTGTTTTTGCATCGGCATGAGCGAACCCGATGCCGGAAGCGACCTCGCGTCGGTGCGGACGCGCGGTGTGCGCGACACGGACGGCTGGCGAGTGTCGGGCGCCAAGGTATGGACCAGCAACGCCATGCACGCCGACTTCATGATCGCTCTGTGCCGAACCGGTGAGGGCGAACGCCATGCCGGACTAAGTAGATTCCTGATCGACATGCGCAGCCCCGGCGTGACGGTCAAGCCAATCCCCTTCCTGAACGGCAGCACAGAGCACTTCGCCGAGGTCATCCTTGACGACGTGGCCGTCTCGGACGAGATGGTGATCGGCGAAATCGGACAGGGTTGGGCGCAGAACGCCAGCGAGTTGGCCTTCGAGCGCAGCGGCCCGGACCGCTGGATCTCGACATTCCTACTCGTTCAGGAGTTCATCCGCG includes these proteins:
- a CDS encoding acyl-CoA dehydrogenase family protein, which gives rise to MATSPTALTASELELRQQVRAFLAETLPWGTFEPGLGMGAEVSRNFSAALAKRGWIGMAVPTRYGGRDATAVDRFVVVEELLRWGAPVGHHWVADRQIAPVLLRYGTEEQKQWLLPRICRGELCFCIGMSEPDAGSDLASVRTRGVRDTDGWRVSGAKVWTSNAMHADFMIALCRTGEGERHAGLSRFLIDMRSPGVTVKPIPFLNGSTEHFAEVILDDVAVSDEMVIGEIGQGWAQNASELAFERSGPDRWISTFLLVQEFIRECPDLAASPAGSRLIGELAAQYWVLRRLSLAVARAIDAGGTPAAEAALIKEMGTRFEQDVVNVLRDVLDRELVYSPEPAPSLFERLLRRAVLESPSFTIRGGTNEILRSVAAKGLS